From one Eleginops maclovinus isolate JMC-PN-2008 ecotype Puerto Natales chromosome 7, JC_Emac_rtc_rv5, whole genome shotgun sequence genomic stretch:
- the f5 gene encoding coagulation factor V isoform X2 gives MEHTGLLGPTLRAQEGETLVVTFRNMASGPHSINPHGIAYGKQSEGANYFDNTSQKEKEDDLVQPNSEHVYYWEVKSDVSPQPSDPTCLTYTYVSHRDVVEDYNSGLIGALLICKPGSLDESGSQIGVQHEYVFLFGVFDETASKYAPKSHANHVKYTINGYAMGSLPDVSVCAHASVSLHLIAMSSEPEVFSVHLNGQVLQHNGHKVSAVGLISGTTATAIMMALHTGRWLLSSHTVKHMEVGMHGFMEVKNCDGFRAPNRRMTIDQQRHSREWTYFIAAEEIIWDYAPNMPEHVDDNFKLQYLTQLPSRIGRKYKKAVYTQYTNESFTERLETKQRKNELGIQGPVIKAQIRDIITIVFKNKASRPYSIYPHGLTIKKSEEGVNYPAGGNQSHGVQPGETHTYVWRVLEEDEPLDGDSRCLTRLYHSAVDTPRDIASGLIGQILICKGRSLNARGVQLKADKEQHAMLAVFDENKSWYIDDNIRQFCERSNVNKAESEFYKSNVMHSVNGYVFESGPLLGFCNGEVATWHVSSIGAQDYIQTATFYGHPFEVNGRTEDFLSLYPMTGETINMDMDNTGVWLLASLNSHETTKGMRVKFQDVECYRDNQYEYNDYGDPSEVKEFTIWNPQGPPNAKDEKQKSKPEVVKPVKTDYDTDLYATELGLRTLKNQSKDSDVEQLDLSFLDYDVVDVPEDRNFTLHFKGTQTSVSRPNENWKEVDGLNLTEVHLFDQSTSRNTTEMQNSSTPSTFGDSYLYEIEITTDAVLKNITTNSNASVAFDSQNITVHNATVLSADGNASSKPNAINATNWKEVDGLNHTEVHLLNQSISENTTQLGNNSQPSTFGNSSLNKIENTTIFHSPDVVLKNDNEMPNSSIQSAGSDTVHNATLLPADGDVPTETTNPTVTSTGNSSSMLEAEEVNITLTGDNHTTDSEEILTRGDQFSQPVPTSNSSANNLSSTPDGNATSLLNVSGKADENNTAANMSADETNSIPRADVEEVNISSMDRSNLTVLELEVDGTDNKTNGNYTPIIPSDLEISLEKNSPDNGTFKANSSLGNVSQVLLENVPVNISRSNTTEGIISESNDLRASESEELLIYLTGNHSEVIKTTPVKTQGHNWTYESTHQMEPVEIPDYMMKYFGKETPKPAPPPKKIRKLSVRQTPQKGLGMKTKKRKEYKPQSRSGLPLSPRGFNPVMTPRGSRPLLQPVSDEQELIHEPVIIGVPRSDFSNYELYVPGDEPDHLNIDENLTANEYEYVTYVDPYSSDESVKNFHLDDTMKHYLKISGANVKTYFIAAEEVEWDYSGYGQRRQEKSLLNIRNTKFTKVVFRGYVDSSFSQPDIRGEMDEHLGILGPVIEAKVGQSIMVVFRNKASRPYSLHPNGVAYTKQTEGLSYEDGSKYWYKYDNEVQPNTTFTYIWKVNSKVGPMPTESHCRTWAYYSGVNPERDINSGLIGPLLVCREGTPKKQMRQFTLLFMTFDESQSWYYNEYTEMMQRKSRRRYISQNKESLQFHSINGIIFNLKGLRMYTNQLVSWHLINMGSPRDFQSINFHGQTFIHKKISSYRQSVYPLLPGSFATLEMNPSKPGLWQLETEIGFNQQKGMQTLFLVLDDDCHRAMGLESGSVKDDQLTAINTRGYWEPHLARLNNGGKYNAWSTEQNMSWIQVDFQRPVVISQVVTQGAKQMLQHQYVTKYSISYSNDRKKWIFYKGDSRELRKVFTGNQEAYVAKGNTFFPPVIGRFIRLHPINWYNKATVRMEFYGCELDGCSVPLGMNSRLIEDRLITASSEAYSWYSGSSWKPAYARLDKQGTINAWQAKYSDMNQWLQVELLQVKKITGIVTQGAKSLGKEMYVTSYSLQYSDNGIRWTSYTDDEAITCKTFAGNTDNNNHVKNYIYPPIFSRFIRIIPRRWKNSITMRVELLGCDFE, from the exons GAGCTAACTACTTTGACAACACGTCgcagaaggagaaagaggatgATCTGGTGCAGCCGAACAGTGAACATGTTTACTACTGGGAGGTGAAGTCGGATGTCTCTCCACAGCCCAGCGATCCCACCTGTCTCACCTACACCTACGTCTCCCACAGGGACGTAGTGGAGGACTACAACTCCGGCCTCATCGGAGCTCTGCTCATCTGCAAACCTG GCAGTCTCGATGAGTCGGGGAGTCAGATCGGCGTCCAGCATGAGTACGTGTTCCTCTTCGGGGTGTTTGATGAGACAGCGAGCAAGTACGCACCAAAGAGCCACGCAAACCACGTGAAGTACACCATCAACGGATACGCTATGGGATCCCTGCCTG atgtgagtgtgtgtgcccatGCCTCTGTGAGTCTGCACCTGATAGCTATGAGCTCAGAGCCCGAGGTGTTCTCTGTGCATCTGAACGggcaggtgctgcagcacaacgGCCACAAAGTGTCCGCGGTGGGCCTGATCAGCGGCACCACCGCCACCGCCATCATGATGGCTCTGCACACGGGCCGCTGGCTGCTGTCCTCACACACCGTCAAGCACATGGAGG TTGGCATGCACGGTTTCATGGAGGTGAAGAACTGTGACGGCTTCAGAGCACCCAATCGAAGGATGACCATTGACCAGCAACGACACAGCAGGGAGTGGACATACTTCATCGCTGCAGAGGAGATTATCTGGGACTACGCCCCGAATATGCCGGAACACGTCGATGA CAACTTCAAGCTGCAGTACCTGACGCAGTTACCGTCTCGCATTGGAAGGAAGTACAAGAAGGCGGTGTACACGCAGTACACCAACGAGTCCTTCACTGAGAGGCTGGAGACGAAGCAGAGGAAGAACGAGCTGGGGATCCAGGGCCCGGTCATCAAAGCCCAAATCAGAGATATCATCACG ATTGTCTTTAAGAACAAGGCCTCCAGACCATACAGCATCTATCCTCATGGACTGACCATCAAGAAGTCAGAAGAGGGGGTCAACTACCCAGCAGGAG GGAACCAGTCTCACGGAGTCCAGCCAGGCGAGACACACACCTACGTATGGAGGGTGTTGGAAGAGGACGAGCCTCTGGACGGAGACTCTCGATGTCTGACCCGACTGTACCACAGCGCCGTGGACACACCCCGGGACATCGCCTCAGGACTGATCGGACAGATCCTCATTTGCAAGGGTCGCTCGCTCAATGCCAGGGGTGTGCAG CTGAAAGCAGACAAGGAGCAGCACGCTATGCTGGCTGTTTTCGACGAGAACAAGAGCTGGTACATCGATGACAACATTCGGCAGTTTTGCGAACGATCCAATGTCAACAAGGCAGAGTCGGAGTTTTATAAGTCCAACGTCATGCACT CGGTTAATGGCTACGTGTTTGAAAGCGGCCCGCTCTTGGGCTTCTGCAACGGTGAGGTTGCAACATGGCACGTGTCCAGCATCGGCGCTCAGGACTACATCCAGACAGCTACTTTCTACGGACATCCGTTTGAGGTGAATGGGCGGACAGAGGACTTCCTCAGCCTCTACCCAATGACTGGAGAGACTATCAATATGGACATGGACAACACAG GTGTCTGGCTCCTTGCTTCCCTGAACTCCCACGAGACAACCAAAGGAATGCGTGTGAAGTTCCAGGACGTCGAGTGCTATCGTGACAACCAGTACGAGTACAATGACTACGGAGATCCCTCAGAGGTGAAAGAGTTCACCATATGGAACCCTCAGGGCCCTCCCAATGCAAAAGATGAAAAGCAAAAGTCGAAACCTGAAGTGGTAAAGCCAGTCAAGACAGACTACGACACAGACTTGTATGCAACTGAGTTAGGTCTCAGAACTCTGAAGAACCAATCCAAAGACTCAGACGTGGAGCAGTTGGACCTCTCGTTCCTCGACtatgatgttgttgatgtgccTGAGGATAGAAACTTCACACTTCATTTCAAAGGGACACAAACCTCTGTTTCAAGGCCAAATGAAAACTGGAAAGAGGTGGATGGATTGAACCTCACGGAAGTCCATTTGTTTGACCAAAGCACGAGCAGGAATACAACTGAAATGCAGAACAGCAGCACACCATCGACCTTTGGTGATTCGTATTTGTATGAAATAGAGATCACAACCGATgcagtattaaaaaatataactaCAAATAGCAACGCTTCTGTAGCTTTTGACTCGCAGAACATAACAGTTCACAATGCTACGGTACTATCAGCGGATGGAAATGCATCCTCAAAGCCAAATGCAATCAACGCGACAAACTGGAAAGAGGTGGATGGATTAAACCACACAGAAGTACATTTGCTAAACCAAAGCATCAGTGAGAATACAACACAATTGGGGAACAACAGTCAGCCATCAACCTTTGGTAATTCCTCTTTGAATAAAATAGAGAACACAACTATTTTTCACAGCCCGGATGTAGTGCTAAAGAATGACAACGAGATGCCTAATAGCAGCATCCAGTCTGCAGGTTCCGACACAGTTCACAATGCTACGTTGCTACCAGCAGATGGAGATGTACCCACAGAGACTACCAATCCTACTGTAACTTCGACAGGTAATTCAAGTTCAATGTTGGAGGCTGAAGAAGTCAATATAACCCTGACCGGTGATAACCACACGACTGATTCAGAGGAGATACTCACTAGAGGCGACCAGTTTTCTCAACCGGTGCCCACGTCCAATTCCAGCGCCAACAATCTCTCTAGTACACCAGACGGTAACGCAACTTCTCTGTTGAACGTTTCAGGAAAGGCAGATGAGAATAACACAGCAGCTAACATGTCAGCAGATGAAACAAACAGTATTCCAAGAGCTGATGTTGAAGAGGTGAACATCAGCAGCATGGACAGAAGCAATTTGACGGTCTTAGAGTTGGAAGTGGACGGCACAGACAACAAAACCAATGGGAATTACACTCCGATCATCCCGTCAGATCTGGAGATTAGCCTTGAAAAGAATTCCCCTGACAATGGGACCTTTAAAGCCAACTCAAGCCTTGGAAATGTGTCACAAGTTTTGCTCGAGAATGTCCCAGTGAACATATCCAGATCCAACACAACAGAGGGGATCATTTCAGAGAGTAATGACCTAAGAGCCTCAGAAAGTGAAGAATTGCTCATCTACCTCACAGGAAACCATTCAGAGGTGATTAAAACCACCCCGGTCAAAACGCAGGGGCACAACTGGACTTATGAGAGCACTCACCAAATGGAACCCGTGGAGATTCCCGACTACATGATGAAATATTTTGGGAAAGAAACGCCCAAACCAGCACCGCCTCCAAAGAAGATCCGGAAGTTGAGCGTACGTCAGACGCCCCAGAAGGGTCTGGGCATGAAgacgaagaagaggaaggagtaCAAGCCCCAGTCCAGGAGTGGATTACCGCTCTCTCCTCGAGGTTTCAATCCAGTCATGACCCCACGTGGGTCCAGACCCCTTCTGCAGCCGGTCTCCGATGAACAGGAGCTGATCCACGAGCCGGTGATCATCGGCGTGCCCCGGTCCGATTTCAGCAACTACGAGCTGTACGTTCCTGGAGACGAACCGGATCATCTGAACATTGACGAAAACCTGACAGCAAATGAATATGAGTATGTGACTTATGTAGACCCTTACAGCAGTGATGAATCCGTCAAGAATTTCCACCTGGATGACACAATGAAACACTACCTGAAGATCTCAGGGGCGAATGTCAAGACGTATTTCATCGCTGCAGAGGAAGTGGAGTGGGACTACAGTGGCTATGGACAGAG GAGGCAAGAAAAGTCGCTACTAAACATCCGAAACACTAAGTTCACCAAGGTGGTTTTCCGAGGCTACGTGGACAGTAGCTTCAGCCAACCGGACATCCGTGGAGAGATGGATGAGCATCTAGGCATCCTGGGACCTGTCATCGAGGCGAAGGTTGGACAGAGCATCATG GTGGTGTTCAGGAACAAAGCCAGCCGTCCGTACTCCTTACACCCAAACGGGGTTGCTTATACCAAGCAGACAGAGGGTCTGTCCTATGAGGATGGCTCCAAGTACTGGTATAAATATGACAATGAGGTCCAACCCAACACCACCTTCACATACATATGGAAAGTCAACTCTAAGGTGGGGCCGATGCCAACCGAGTCCCACTGCCGGACCTGGGCCTACTACTCAGGCGTCAATCCT GAAAGGGATATCAACTCTGGCTTGATCGGGCCTTTGCTGGTGTGTCGAGAGGGGACCCCGAAAAAGCAGATGAGGCAGTTCACGCTGCTCTTCATGACCTTTGATGAGTCGCAGAGCTGGTACTACAATGAGTACACAGAGATGATGCAGAGGAAAAGCAGGAGGAGATATATAAGCCAAAACAAGGAGAGCCTCCAGTTCCACT CCATCAATGGAATAATATTCAACCTGAAGGGCCTGAGGATGTACACCAACCAGCTGGTGAGTTGGCACCTCATCAACATGGGTTCTCCCAGAGACTTCCAGAGCATCAACTTCCACGGACAGACGTTCATACACAAGAAGATCAGCAGCTACAGGCAGTCCGTCTACCCTCTGCTGCCTG GAAGCTTTGCTACGCTGGAGATGAACCCGTCCAAACCTGGCCTGTGGCAGCTGGAGACAGAGATTGGTTTCAACCAGCAGAAGGGCATGCAGACCCTCTTTCTGGTTCTGGATGATG ATTGCCATCGTGCCATGGGTTTGGAATCAGGCAGTGTGAAAGACGATCAGTTAACAGCTATCAATACAAGAG GATACTGGGAGCCACATCTCGCCAGATTGAACAATGGTGGAAAATACAACGCATGGAGCACAGAGCAGAACATGAGCTGGATTCAG GTGGACTTCCAGCGGCCTGTCGTGATCAGCCAGGTGGTGACGCAGGGAGCCAAGCAGATGCTGCAGCACCAGTATGTGACCAAGTACTCCATCTCCTACAGCAACGACCGCAAGAAGTGGATCTTCTATAAGGGGGACAGCAGAGAGCTCAGGAAG GTATTCACCGGGAACCAGGAGGCCTATGTGGCAAAAGGAAACACCTTCTTCCCTCCCGTGATTGGACGCTTCATTAGGCTCCATCCTATAAACTGGTACAACAAGGCGACAGTCCGCATGGAGTTCTACGGCTGTGAGCTTGACG GCTGCTCGGTGCCTCTGGGGATGAATAGCAGGCTGATAGAAGACCGGCTTATCACAGCCAGCTCTGAAGCCTACAGCTGGTACTCTGGATCCTCCTGGAAACCTGCGTATGCACGTCTGGACAAACAGGGAACCATCAATGCATGGCAGGCCAAG TATAGTGACATGAACCAGTGGCTTCAGGTGGAGCTGTTGCAGGTGAAGAAGATCACAGGTATCGTCACGCAGGGAGCCAAGTCTCTGGGGAAGGAGATGTATGTGACCTCCTACTCTCTGCAGTACAGCGACAATGGGATACGCTGGACATCGTACACAGACGATGAGGCCATCACGTGCAAG ACGTTTGCGGGAAATACGGACAACAACAACCACGTGAAGAATTACATCTACCCTCCGATTTTCTCCCGCTTCATCCGAATCATCCCCAGGCGCTGGAAAAACTCCATCACCATGAGAGTGGAGCTGCTGGGCTGCGACTTTGAGTGA
- the f5 gene encoding coagulation factor V isoform X3, whose product MRLCLWTGARGLLPVLVLLTVLHVNAVQQQTTKERHHYIAAVEIDWDYAENGTHRFGPTYKKVVFREYDKGFRQAQTHPSWLGLLGPTLRAQEGETLVVTFRNMASGPHSINPHGIAYGKQSEGANYFDNTSQKEKEDDLVQPNSEHVYYWEVKSDVSPQPSDPTCLTYTYVSHRDVVEDYNSGLIGALLICKPGSLDESGSQIGVQHEYVFLFGVFDETASKYAPKSHANHVKYTINGYAMGSLPDVSVCAHASVSLHLIAMSSEPEVFSVHLNGQVLQHNGHKVSAVGLISGTTATAIMMALHTGRWLLSSHTVKHMEVGMHGFMEVKNCDGFRAPNRRMTIDQQRHSREWTYFIAAEEIIWDYAPNMPEHVDDNFKLQYLTQLPSRIGRKYKKAVYTQYTNESFTERLETKQRKNELGIQGPVIKAQIRDIITIVFKNKASRPYSIYPHGLTIKKSEEGVNYPAGGNQSHGVQPGETHTYVWRVLEEDEPLDGDSRCLTRLYHSAVDTPRDIASGLIGQILICKGRSLNARGVQLKADKEQHAMLAVFDENKSWYIDDNIRQFCERSNVNKAESEFYKSNVMHSVNGYVFESGPLLGFCNGEVATWHVSSIGAQDYIQTATFYGHPFEVNGRTEDFLSLYPMTGETINMDMDNTGVWLLASLNSHETTKGMRVKFQDVECYRDNQYEYNDYGDPSEVKEFTIWNPQGPPNAKDEKQKSKPEVVKPVKTDYDTDLYATELGLRTLKNQSKDSDVEQLDLSFLDYDVVDVPEDRNFTLHFKGTQTSVSRPNENWKEVDGLNLTEVHLFDQSTSRNTTEMQNSSTPSTFGDSYLYEIEITTDAVLKNITTNSNASVAFDSQNITVHNATVLSADGNASSKPNAINATNWKEVDGLNHTEVHLLNQSISENTTQLGNNSQPSTFGNSSLNKIENTTIFHSPDVVLKNDNEMPNSSIQSAGSDTVHNATLLPADGDVPTETTNPTVTSTGNSSSMLEAEEVNITLTGDNHTTDSEEILTRGDQFSQPVPTSNSSANNLSSTPDGNATSLLNVSGKADENNTAANMSADETNSIPRADVEEVNISSMDRSNLTVLELEVDGTDNKTNGNYTPIIPSDLEISLEKNSPDNGTFKANSSLGNVSQVLLENVPVNISRSNTTEGIISESNDLRASESEELLIYLTGNHSEVIKTTPVKTQGHNWTYESTHQMEPVEIPDYMMKYFGKETPKPAPPPKKIRKLSVRQTPQKGLGMKTKKRKEYKPQSRSGLPLSPRGFNPVMTPRGSRPLLQPVSDEQELIHEPVIIGVPRSDFSNYELYVPGDEPDHLNIDENLTANEYEYVTYVDPYSSDESVKNFHLDDTMKHYLKISGANVKTYFIAAEEVEWDYSGYGQRRQEKSLLNIRNTKFTKVVFRGYVDSSFSQPDIRGEMDEHLGILGPVIEAKVGQSIMVVFRNKASRPYSLHPNGVAYTKQTEGLSYEDGSKYWYKYDNEVQPNTTFTYIWKVNSKVGPMPTESHCRTWAYYSGVNPERDINSGLIGPLLVCREGTPKKQMRQFTLLFMTFDESQSWYYNEYTEMMQRKSRRRYISQNKESLQFHSINGIIFNLKGLRMYTNQLVSWHLINMGSPRDFQSINFHGQTFIHKKISSYRQSVYPLLPGSFATLEMNPSKPGLWQLETEIGFNQQKGMQTLFLVLDDDCHRAMGLESGSVKDDQLTAINTRVPL is encoded by the exons GAGCTAACTACTTTGACAACACGTCgcagaaggagaaagaggatgATCTGGTGCAGCCGAACAGTGAACATGTTTACTACTGGGAGGTGAAGTCGGATGTCTCTCCACAGCCCAGCGATCCCACCTGTCTCACCTACACCTACGTCTCCCACAGGGACGTAGTGGAGGACTACAACTCCGGCCTCATCGGAGCTCTGCTCATCTGCAAACCTG GCAGTCTCGATGAGTCGGGGAGTCAGATCGGCGTCCAGCATGAGTACGTGTTCCTCTTCGGGGTGTTTGATGAGACAGCGAGCAAGTACGCACCAAAGAGCCACGCAAACCACGTGAAGTACACCATCAACGGATACGCTATGGGATCCCTGCCTG atgtgagtgtgtgtgcccatGCCTCTGTGAGTCTGCACCTGATAGCTATGAGCTCAGAGCCCGAGGTGTTCTCTGTGCATCTGAACGggcaggtgctgcagcacaacgGCCACAAAGTGTCCGCGGTGGGCCTGATCAGCGGCACCACCGCCACCGCCATCATGATGGCTCTGCACACGGGCCGCTGGCTGCTGTCCTCACACACCGTCAAGCACATGGAGG TTGGCATGCACGGTTTCATGGAGGTGAAGAACTGTGACGGCTTCAGAGCACCCAATCGAAGGATGACCATTGACCAGCAACGACACAGCAGGGAGTGGACATACTTCATCGCTGCAGAGGAGATTATCTGGGACTACGCCCCGAATATGCCGGAACACGTCGATGA CAACTTCAAGCTGCAGTACCTGACGCAGTTACCGTCTCGCATTGGAAGGAAGTACAAGAAGGCGGTGTACACGCAGTACACCAACGAGTCCTTCACTGAGAGGCTGGAGACGAAGCAGAGGAAGAACGAGCTGGGGATCCAGGGCCCGGTCATCAAAGCCCAAATCAGAGATATCATCACG ATTGTCTTTAAGAACAAGGCCTCCAGACCATACAGCATCTATCCTCATGGACTGACCATCAAGAAGTCAGAAGAGGGGGTCAACTACCCAGCAGGAG GGAACCAGTCTCACGGAGTCCAGCCAGGCGAGACACACACCTACGTATGGAGGGTGTTGGAAGAGGACGAGCCTCTGGACGGAGACTCTCGATGTCTGACCCGACTGTACCACAGCGCCGTGGACACACCCCGGGACATCGCCTCAGGACTGATCGGACAGATCCTCATTTGCAAGGGTCGCTCGCTCAATGCCAGGGGTGTGCAG CTGAAAGCAGACAAGGAGCAGCACGCTATGCTGGCTGTTTTCGACGAGAACAAGAGCTGGTACATCGATGACAACATTCGGCAGTTTTGCGAACGATCCAATGTCAACAAGGCAGAGTCGGAGTTTTATAAGTCCAACGTCATGCACT CGGTTAATGGCTACGTGTTTGAAAGCGGCCCGCTCTTGGGCTTCTGCAACGGTGAGGTTGCAACATGGCACGTGTCCAGCATCGGCGCTCAGGACTACATCCAGACAGCTACTTTCTACGGACATCCGTTTGAGGTGAATGGGCGGACAGAGGACTTCCTCAGCCTCTACCCAATGACTGGAGAGACTATCAATATGGACATGGACAACACAG GTGTCTGGCTCCTTGCTTCCCTGAACTCCCACGAGACAACCAAAGGAATGCGTGTGAAGTTCCAGGACGTCGAGTGCTATCGTGACAACCAGTACGAGTACAATGACTACGGAGATCCCTCAGAGGTGAAAGAGTTCACCATATGGAACCCTCAGGGCCCTCCCAATGCAAAAGATGAAAAGCAAAAGTCGAAACCTGAAGTGGTAAAGCCAGTCAAGACAGACTACGACACAGACTTGTATGCAACTGAGTTAGGTCTCAGAACTCTGAAGAACCAATCCAAAGACTCAGACGTGGAGCAGTTGGACCTCTCGTTCCTCGACtatgatgttgttgatgtgccTGAGGATAGAAACTTCACACTTCATTTCAAAGGGACACAAACCTCTGTTTCAAGGCCAAATGAAAACTGGAAAGAGGTGGATGGATTGAACCTCACGGAAGTCCATTTGTTTGACCAAAGCACGAGCAGGAATACAACTGAAATGCAGAACAGCAGCACACCATCGACCTTTGGTGATTCGTATTTGTATGAAATAGAGATCACAACCGATgcagtattaaaaaatataactaCAAATAGCAACGCTTCTGTAGCTTTTGACTCGCAGAACATAACAGTTCACAATGCTACGGTACTATCAGCGGATGGAAATGCATCCTCAAAGCCAAATGCAATCAACGCGACAAACTGGAAAGAGGTGGATGGATTAAACCACACAGAAGTACATTTGCTAAACCAAAGCATCAGTGAGAATACAACACAATTGGGGAACAACAGTCAGCCATCAACCTTTGGTAATTCCTCTTTGAATAAAATAGAGAACACAACTATTTTTCACAGCCCGGATGTAGTGCTAAAGAATGACAACGAGATGCCTAATAGCAGCATCCAGTCTGCAGGTTCCGACACAGTTCACAATGCTACGTTGCTACCAGCAGATGGAGATGTACCCACAGAGACTACCAATCCTACTGTAACTTCGACAGGTAATTCAAGTTCAATGTTGGAGGCTGAAGAAGTCAATATAACCCTGACCGGTGATAACCACACGACTGATTCAGAGGAGATACTCACTAGAGGCGACCAGTTTTCTCAACCGGTGCCCACGTCCAATTCCAGCGCCAACAATCTCTCTAGTACACCAGACGGTAACGCAACTTCTCTGTTGAACGTTTCAGGAAAGGCAGATGAGAATAACACAGCAGCTAACATGTCAGCAGATGAAACAAACAGTATTCCAAGAGCTGATGTTGAAGAGGTGAACATCAGCAGCATGGACAGAAGCAATTTGACGGTCTTAGAGTTGGAAGTGGACGGCACAGACAACAAAACCAATGGGAATTACACTCCGATCATCCCGTCAGATCTGGAGATTAGCCTTGAAAAGAATTCCCCTGACAATGGGACCTTTAAAGCCAACTCAAGCCTTGGAAATGTGTCACAAGTTTTGCTCGAGAATGTCCCAGTGAACATATCCAGATCCAACACAACAGAGGGGATCATTTCAGAGAGTAATGACCTAAGAGCCTCAGAAAGTGAAGAATTGCTCATCTACCTCACAGGAAACCATTCAGAGGTGATTAAAACCACCCCGGTCAAAACGCAGGGGCACAACTGGACTTATGAGAGCACTCACCAAATGGAACCCGTGGAGATTCCCGACTACATGATGAAATATTTTGGGAAAGAAACGCCCAAACCAGCACCGCCTCCAAAGAAGATCCGGAAGTTGAGCGTACGTCAGACGCCCCAGAAGGGTCTGGGCATGAAgacgaagaagaggaaggagtaCAAGCCCCAGTCCAGGAGTGGATTACCGCTCTCTCCTCGAGGTTTCAATCCAGTCATGACCCCACGTGGGTCCAGACCCCTTCTGCAGCCGGTCTCCGATGAACAGGAGCTGATCCACGAGCCGGTGATCATCGGCGTGCCCCGGTCCGATTTCAGCAACTACGAGCTGTACGTTCCTGGAGACGAACCGGATCATCTGAACATTGACGAAAACCTGACAGCAAATGAATATGAGTATGTGACTTATGTAGACCCTTACAGCAGTGATGAATCCGTCAAGAATTTCCACCTGGATGACACAATGAAACACTACCTGAAGATCTCAGGGGCGAATGTCAAGACGTATTTCATCGCTGCAGAGGAAGTGGAGTGGGACTACAGTGGCTATGGACAGAG GAGGCAAGAAAAGTCGCTACTAAACATCCGAAACACTAAGTTCACCAAGGTGGTTTTCCGAGGCTACGTGGACAGTAGCTTCAGCCAACCGGACATCCGTGGAGAGATGGATGAGCATCTAGGCATCCTGGGACCTGTCATCGAGGCGAAGGTTGGACAGAGCATCATG GTGGTGTTCAGGAACAAAGCCAGCCGTCCGTACTCCTTACACCCAAACGGGGTTGCTTATACCAAGCAGACAGAGGGTCTGTCCTATGAGGATGGCTCCAAGTACTGGTATAAATATGACAATGAGGTCCAACCCAACACCACCTTCACATACATATGGAAAGTCAACTCTAAGGTGGGGCCGATGCCAACCGAGTCCCACTGCCGGACCTGGGCCTACTACTCAGGCGTCAATCCT GAAAGGGATATCAACTCTGGCTTGATCGGGCCTTTGCTGGTGTGTCGAGAGGGGACCCCGAAAAAGCAGATGAGGCAGTTCACGCTGCTCTTCATGACCTTTGATGAGTCGCAGAGCTGGTACTACAATGAGTACACAGAGATGATGCAGAGGAAAAGCAGGAGGAGATATATAAGCCAAAACAAGGAGAGCCTCCAGTTCCACT CCATCAATGGAATAATATTCAACCTGAAGGGCCTGAGGATGTACACCAACCAGCTGGTGAGTTGGCACCTCATCAACATGGGTTCTCCCAGAGACTTCCAGAGCATCAACTTCCACGGACAGACGTTCATACACAAGAAGATCAGCAGCTACAGGCAGTCCGTCTACCCTCTGCTGCCTG GAAGCTTTGCTACGCTGGAGATGAACCCGTCCAAACCTGGCCTGTGGCAGCTGGAGACAGAGATTGGTTTCAACCAGCAGAAGGGCATGCAGACCCTCTTTCTGGTTCTGGATGATG ATTGCCATCGTGCCATGGGTTTGGAATCAGGCAGTGTGAAAGACGATCAGTTAACAGCTATCAATACAAGAG ttcctttatag